From Polynucleobacter sp. MWH-Braz-FAM2G, a single genomic window includes:
- a CDS encoding xanthine dehydrogenase family protein molybdopterin-binding subunit, translating into MTINTNISRRHFVIGSSTVAAGLAIGFDLSLISTANAAIGNGTTAMTPLATPEIGVWVVVKPNDDVIVRIVRSEMGQGTITGLAQLVAEELQCDWKKVSYDYPSPAENLKRNKVWGSYSTGGSRGIRTSELYVRKGGAAARMMLIQAAANQWNVPASECVAENSVITHQPTGKKTTFGKVSVAASQLEVPKDPPLKDPKEWKLIGKSVDRIDGVADKVTGRQVYAIDLKLPGMLVANIKESPVFGGTVMSYDASKALNMKGVKKVVPVGNSAVAVIAETFWQAKTAMDQVSIIWNDGANANVSSASIKKMLEDGLNANDAFVHNSNGDIKSALSSASKTIEATYFYPFLNHATLEPQTATAKWTPDSCEAWVPTQDGEASLAAVIAASGLPAEKCNVYKVNLGGGFGRRGAFQDFTTQAVNIAKQMPGTPIKLIWTREEDMTQGRYHPVMMCKMTAAIDDKKNVTGVNMRLSGQSILSAVRPAVVESFKGKDPLVFQGVEPLGEHGITYSFPNLNIDHAMRNTHVPPGFWRGVNVNQNAIFIETFMDELAEATGMDAVEFRRKHMREFPRAVAVLNAVADGIGWTKPAAPGIYRGVAQMRSFGSYVAAACEISVKNGNEVKIHRIVAATDPGYVVNPAQVARQVSGSFVYGLSALFEEEITIEKGAVVQKNFDTFNSIRLYQMPQVETIIIQGGGKDWGGVGEPTIAVAAPAVINAFYRATGKRLRTVPLKNSGIKLV; encoded by the coding sequence ATGACTATTAATACAAACATCTCCCGTCGTCATTTTGTAATTGGTTCTAGCACTGTTGCTGCTGGTTTAGCCATTGGTTTTGATCTTTCCTTGATATCAACGGCAAATGCTGCAATCGGTAATGGCACCACTGCCATGACGCCACTGGCAACTCCTGAGATTGGGGTGTGGGTTGTCGTTAAGCCCAATGATGATGTGATCGTGCGCATTGTCCGCTCTGAAATGGGTCAGGGAACTATTACTGGTTTAGCGCAATTAGTTGCTGAAGAATTGCAGTGTGACTGGAAAAAAGTTTCTTATGACTATCCATCTCCTGCTGAAAATTTAAAGCGTAACAAGGTATGGGGTAGCTACTCCACTGGCGGTAGTCGCGGTATTCGTACATCTGAGTTGTACGTTCGCAAGGGTGGTGCCGCTGCCCGCATGATGCTCATTCAGGCTGCCGCAAATCAATGGAATGTTCCAGCCTCAGAGTGTGTTGCAGAAAATAGCGTGATTACACATCAGCCTACAGGTAAAAAAACAACCTTCGGCAAAGTTTCTGTTGCTGCATCACAGTTAGAAGTGCCTAAAGATCCACCCTTGAAAGACCCTAAAGAGTGGAAGTTGATTGGTAAATCAGTTGATCGTATCGATGGTGTGGCGGATAAAGTGACTGGCCGACAAGTCTATGCAATTGACTTGAAGTTGCCTGGCATGTTGGTTGCTAACATTAAAGAGTCTCCTGTGTTTGGCGGCACTGTGATGAGTTACGATGCGTCCAAAGCGCTGAATATGAAAGGCGTGAAGAAGGTAGTCCCAGTTGGTAATTCTGCGGTAGCAGTAATAGCAGAAACTTTCTGGCAGGCAAAAACCGCCATGGATCAAGTCAGCATTATTTGGAATGATGGTGCTAATGCCAATGTCTCTAGCGCTTCCATTAAAAAAATGTTGGAAGACGGTTTAAATGCGAATGATGCCTTTGTTCATAATTCAAATGGCGATATTAAATCTGCGCTTTCTTCTGCATCCAAAACAATTGAAGCGACGTACTTTTATCCCTTCCTGAATCACGCTACCTTGGAGCCGCAAACAGCTACCGCGAAGTGGACCCCAGATTCTTGTGAAGCCTGGGTGCCCACACAAGATGGCGAAGCCTCTCTTGCGGCAGTGATTGCTGCCTCAGGACTACCTGCTGAAAAGTGCAATGTTTACAAGGTAAACCTTGGTGGTGGTTTTGGTCGCCGTGGCGCATTCCAAGATTTCACGACACAAGCAGTCAATATTGCTAAACAGATGCCTGGAACTCCTATCAAGTTAATTTGGACTCGTGAAGAGGATATGACGCAAGGTCGTTACCATCCAGTCATGATGTGCAAGATGACTGCTGCTATCGATGACAAGAAAAATGTTACTGGTGTCAATATGCGTTTATCAGGTCAATCGATCTTGTCTGCAGTTCGCCCTGCTGTCGTAGAGTCATTCAAGGGTAAAGATCCCTTGGTGTTCCAAGGAGTTGAGCCACTGGGTGAGCATGGTATTACCTATAGCTTCCCGAATTTAAATATTGATCATGCAATGCGTAATACCCATGTGCCACCAGGATTTTGGCGTGGTGTGAACGTTAACCAAAATGCGATATTTATTGAAACATTCATGGATGAGTTGGCTGAAGCTACCGGAATGGATGCGGTCGAGTTCCGTCGCAAGCACATGAGGGAATTTCCTCGGGCAGTTGCTGTATTAAATGCGGTTGCGGATGGTATTGGTTGGACTAAGCCTGCTGCGCCTGGCATCTATCGTGGTGTAGCTCAAATGCGTTCTTTTGGTAGTTATGTAGCCGCAGCCTGCGAGATTTCCGTTAAAAATGGGAATGAAGTGAAAATTCATCGTATTGTTGCTGCAACTGATCCAGGTTATGTTGTTAACCCAGCGCAAGTTGCCCGCCAAGTTTCCGGTTCTTTTGTCTACGGCCTATCTGCTTTATTCGAAGAGGAAATTACGATTGAAAAAGGTGCTGTTGTTCAAAAGAACTTTGACACCTTTAACTCCATTCGCCTGTACCAGATGCCTCAAGTCGAAACCATCATCATTCAAGGTGGCGGCAAAGACTGGGGTGGCGTCGGTGAGCCAACAATTGCGGTTGCTGCGCCTGCCGTCATTAATGCGTTCTATCGTGCAACAGGAAAGCGTTTGCGTACAGTACCTTTGAAAAACAGCGGCATCAAGTTGGTGTAA
- a CDS encoding LrgB family protein, protein MTEKHSIVEIWVYLSGSPLFALFITLAAYQIGLSIYKATQQNPLANPVAIAILIVATTIQLIEMPYSTYFEGAQFIHFLLGSATVSLAIPIYRGLSSLKGRSIPLIASLCTGGLVSIISAVGIATLLGADSSITGAMYPKSVTAPIAMGIAERIGVSPTLTAIFAVSTGILGAILAPFVLNALGMKAWWQRGFAIGIGAHGIGTSRAFSIHPEAGTYASLAMGMNGVVSAVAIPVLYHLLNK, encoded by the coding sequence ATGACTGAGAAACATTCTATCGTTGAGATTTGGGTCTACCTTTCTGGTAGCCCGCTATTTGCCTTATTCATAACTCTTGCAGCTTATCAAATTGGTCTGAGCATTTATAAAGCCACCCAACAAAACCCACTAGCGAATCCTGTGGCGATAGCGATTTTGATTGTTGCGACAACAATTCAATTAATTGAAATGCCTTACTCAACCTATTTCGAAGGTGCGCAATTCATTCACTTTCTATTGGGGTCAGCAACGGTATCTCTCGCAATCCCCATTTATCGAGGCCTTAGTAGCTTAAAAGGCAGATCCATTCCATTGATTGCCTCGCTCTGCACTGGTGGACTGGTATCGATTATTAGTGCTGTGGGCATAGCTACTCTTCTGGGGGCGGATTCAAGCATTACTGGAGCGATGTACCCCAAATCTGTGACCGCGCCGATTGCCATGGGTATTGCTGAGCGCATTGGCGTGTCCCCTACCCTAACCGCAATCTTCGCAGTAAGCACTGGGATTTTGGGGGCTATTCTTGCGCCCTTTGTGCTCAATGCCCTTGGCATGAAAGCTTGGTGGCAAAGAGGATTTGCGATTGGTATTGGGGCACATGGAATTGGTACCTCACGTGCATTTAGCATTCACCCGGAAGCGGGAACTTATGCCAGCCTTGCAATGGGTATGAATGGCGTTGTAAGCGCAGTTGCCATTCCAGTGCTCTACCATCTATTAAATAAGTGA
- a CDS encoding (2Fe-2S)-binding protein: MTELNVNGKKYKVDVDPQTPLLWVIREQVGLTGTKYGCGVGQCGACTVLFNGQATRSCVLPVSAAAGQKIETIESLEKNGQLSKVQKAWVDNQVPQCGYCQSGMVMATTALLRNNPKPTDAQIDESITNICRCGTFQQVRAAIHAASKA, encoded by the coding sequence ATGACTGAGTTAAATGTCAATGGCAAAAAATACAAAGTGGATGTTGATCCACAAACCCCGTTGCTTTGGGTAATTCGTGAACAAGTTGGCCTCACCGGAACCAAGTATGGTTGTGGAGTTGGTCAATGTGGCGCATGCACCGTTTTATTCAATGGACAGGCTACACGCAGTTGTGTCTTACCAGTCTCAGCGGCGGCTGGGCAAAAAATCGAGACGATTGAAAGTCTTGAAAAAAATGGTCAACTCTCCAAGGTGCAAAAAGCTTGGGTTGATAATCAAGTGCCTCAATGTGGCTACTGTCAATCAGGCATGGTGATGGCTACAACAGCATTGCTTAGAAACAACCCCAAGCCAACCGATGCGCAAATTGATGAATCGATCACCAATATTTGCCGTTGCGGTACTTTCCAGCAAGTTCGTGCAGCGATTCATGCTGCTAGCAAGGCTTAA
- the soxX gene encoding sulfur oxidation c-type cytochrome SoxX gives MRKRIALAVSLLAILSLDAVNAQVIQGGSIVESLSAAPGNPVRGRAIVTSRQTGLCLLCHSGPFPEERFQGNLAPDLQASAARLDAPQLRARIVNAAYFNPQTIMPAYYQTSHLNRVAPKFAGQTILTGQEIEDVIAFLMTMNIQNSK, from the coding sequence ATGAGAAAGAGAATTGCTTTAGCAGTTTCATTGCTGGCAATTCTCTCTCTTGATGCTGTAAATGCTCAGGTAATTCAGGGAGGCTCCATTGTTGAATCTCTCTCTGCTGCACCAGGTAATCCAGTTCGCGGTAGGGCGATTGTTACCAGTCGCCAAACTGGATTATGTTTGTTGTGTCATAGCGGACCATTTCCTGAAGAGCGTTTTCAGGGTAATTTGGCGCCTGACCTACAAGCCAGTGCTGCTCGCTTGGATGCTCCTCAACTCAGGGCGCGCATTGTGAATGCGGCGTACTTTAATCCTCAAACGATCATGCCAGCCTACTATCAGACTAGTCATTTAAATCGGGTCGCCCCAAAATTTGCGGGACAAACTATATTGACTGGCCAGGAGATAGAAGATGTTATTGCTTTCTTAATGACTATGAATATTCAAAATAGCAAATGA
- a CDS encoding aspartate aminotransferase family protein — translation MKIENTPFKEMDADTYVTNMDAYWLPYTPNRYFKNKPKIMVAAKGVYYTDDHGRKLFDGASGLWTSPLGHGDPRIIDAIQKQYHKMDYVPAFQMAGPETFRLAERIVKYAPSGLNKVFFVNSGSEAVDTSLKIALAYHRAKGEASRTRFIGRERAYHGGCVGGISVGGIPTNRKSFGSMMMLGVDHLPHTLNLSQMAFSKGMPTWGAHLADELERIVLLHDASNIAAVILEPVQGSTGVIVPPVGYLQKIREICDKHGILLIFDEVITGFGRLAANFGADRFGVKPDMITFAKAITNGVIPMGGVIVREDIYNTIVGAGGQEQLIEFFHGFTYSGHPIATAAANACLDIFESDGIIEKTKTLEKIFEDGVHSYKGMPGILDIRNCGLAAGLDLEPIAGKPGLRGMQVLESCIENGILVRITGDTIAMGPPFVATPTELESFIDTFGKVLKKAF, via the coding sequence ATGAAAATTGAGAACACTCCATTTAAAGAAATGGACGCCGATACTTATGTAACCAATATGGATGCCTATTGGCTTCCGTACACACCCAATCGTTACTTTAAAAATAAACCCAAAATTATGGTTGCCGCCAAAGGGGTTTATTACACCGATGACCATGGACGTAAATTATTTGATGGCGCTTCTGGGCTGTGGACATCCCCTCTCGGTCATGGTGATCCACGCATTATTGATGCAATTCAAAAGCAATATCACAAAATGGATTATGTTCCAGCCTTTCAGATGGCAGGACCAGAAACATTTCGCCTTGCAGAAAGGATCGTCAAGTACGCGCCTTCTGGTTTAAATAAAGTATTTTTCGTTAACTCTGGATCTGAGGCAGTAGACACTTCACTAAAGATAGCGCTTGCTTATCATCGCGCAAAAGGTGAAGCTAGCCGCACTCGCTTCATCGGCAGAGAGCGCGCTTATCACGGTGGATGCGTTGGTGGAATTTCTGTTGGCGGCATCCCAACAAATCGCAAATCATTTGGTTCAATGATGATGCTAGGAGTAGACCATCTACCGCATACCTTAAATTTATCGCAAATGGCTTTCTCTAAAGGGATGCCAACTTGGGGCGCACATCTTGCAGATGAATTAGAGCGAATTGTTTTATTGCATGATGCAAGCAATATTGCAGCAGTTATTCTTGAGCCCGTTCAAGGCTCGACCGGCGTGATCGTGCCACCAGTCGGCTACTTACAAAAAATTCGGGAAATCTGCGACAAACACGGCATCCTACTCATTTTTGACGAAGTCATTACAGGCTTTGGACGCTTAGCCGCCAATTTTGGAGCAGATCGTTTTGGCGTTAAACCTGACATGATCACGTTTGCAAAGGCAATTACGAATGGCGTTATCCCAATGGGTGGCGTGATTGTTCGTGAAGATATTTACAACACTATTGTTGGAGCAGGTGGCCAAGAACAATTAATTGAATTTTTCCATGGATTTACTTACTCAGGACATCCAATTGCTACAGCTGCAGCAAATGCATGCCTAGATATTTTTGAATCTGATGGAATCATAGAAAAGACAAAGACATTAGAGAAGATATTTGAAGACGGCGTACATTCTTATAAAGGAATGCCAGGCATATTGGATATTCGCAACTGCGGCTTGGCTGCAGGGCTTGATTTAGAGCCGATCGCTGGTAAACCTGGCTTGCGCGGCATGCAAGTTTTAGAAAGCTGTATTGAGAATGGAATCTTAGTGCGCATTACCGGTGACACCATTGCAATGGGACCTCCATTTGTCGCCACACCAACTGAGCTTGAATCCTTTATTGACACCTTTGGCAAAGTTTTAAAGAAAGCCTTCTAA
- a CDS encoding CidA/LrgA family protein produces MIYGLVQILLFQSLGELASKFILPTLPGPVIGLILMVMWLILRKGINAELALVADGFSQYLGLLFVPAAVGVVLFLPQLKANALAIVSALIGSVILTIASSALVARFLSQKAPHD; encoded by the coding sequence ATGATCTACGGACTAGTACAAATCCTTCTCTTTCAGAGCCTTGGCGAACTAGCCTCTAAATTCATTTTGCCCACCCTACCTGGACCTGTAATCGGCCTGATTCTGATGGTGATGTGGCTTATCTTACGTAAAGGCATCAATGCAGAACTCGCCCTAGTTGCCGATGGATTCAGTCAATACCTCGGCCTCCTATTTGTTCCAGCGGCTGTTGGAGTAGTGTTATTTCTTCCCCAATTAAAGGCAAACGCACTAGCCATTGTTAGCGCTCTGATAGGCAGCGTGATTCTAACTATTGCATCGAGCGCATTAGTTGCGCGCTTCTTGAGCCAGAAAGCGCCTCATGACTGA
- a CDS encoding SoxY-related AACIE arm protein, with product MFQAHRRDWLRQIRGLGFLALGICFNPIAAFAKKEDAAEAIKKITGGAVVQDGRVTLVIPPLVENGNLVVLKVSVESPMTANDYVKAIHVVAEGNPLPNIFTVYLTPRSGTANITTRVRLADSQTVWAIAQMSNGSFWRGSAETLVTLSACTELV from the coding sequence ATGTTTCAAGCGCACCGTCGAGATTGGCTAAGACAGATCCGTGGATTAGGTTTCTTGGCTTTGGGTATCTGCTTCAACCCAATAGCGGCCTTTGCTAAAAAAGAAGATGCCGCAGAGGCAATCAAAAAAATTACCGGCGGGGCAGTTGTGCAGGATGGGCGCGTTACGCTTGTAATTCCACCGCTTGTTGAAAACGGTAATTTAGTTGTATTGAAGGTAAGCGTAGAGAGTCCAATGACGGCAAATGATTATGTCAAAGCTATTCATGTGGTCGCTGAAGGTAATCCTTTGCCAAACATTTTTACCGTTTACCTGACTCCACGATCAGGTACTGCGAATATCACGACACGAGTTCGTTTGGCTGATAGTCAAACGGTTTGGGCCATTGCGCAAATGAGCAATGGTAGTTTTTGGCGGGGATCAGCAGAAACTTTGGTGACTCTTTCAGCTTGTACGGAGTTGGTATGA
- a CDS encoding M20 family metallopeptidase gives MNIPDPVKLTQELIRFNTINPPGNEDELCNYLSELLKSANFECLNVDFAPRRRSIVARIPGAKNTPNICFTGHVDVVPLGDRQWEHEPFSGVIQDGKLFGRGSSDMKSGIAAFVVAAMKTAHLAKGKSGISMIITAGEETGCEGAFYIAQQKEVIDFIGKVGCFVVAEPTANEPIIGHKGAYWLRAKAEGITAHGSMPERGDNAFYKLAKGALLLEKFQFDTPPHDLMGQGTLNVGTAKAGLNINSVPDAAEMTLDIRSVPGQSHKHIFGCLCKTLGPNIKLETIMDVEGIYTPPDHPWIQTVFAFCEEINGVKPVPKSISYFTDASALKGLIGEPPTVVLGPGQPEMAHQTNEFCFTDKIIQATALFERLIIDWQNNKSHEEANAK, from the coding sequence ATGAATATTCCAGATCCAGTCAAATTAACGCAAGAATTAATCCGCTTTAATACAATCAATCCCCCCGGTAATGAAGATGAGCTGTGCAATTACCTAAGCGAATTGTTAAAGTCTGCGAATTTCGAATGCCTTAATGTAGACTTTGCCCCAAGACGCAGAAGCATTGTTGCCCGCATACCTGGAGCTAAAAATACTCCTAACATTTGCTTTACCGGACACGTAGACGTTGTTCCACTTGGTGATCGGCAATGGGAACATGAGCCTTTTTCGGGTGTTATTCAGGATGGCAAATTATTTGGTCGCGGCTCTAGCGACATGAAAAGTGGCATTGCCGCTTTTGTCGTAGCTGCTATGAAAACAGCCCATTTAGCAAAAGGTAAAAGCGGAATCAGCATGATTATTACCGCTGGTGAAGAGACTGGCTGCGAAGGTGCTTTCTATATTGCTCAGCAAAAAGAAGTGATTGATTTTATTGGTAAGGTAGGTTGCTTCGTAGTGGCGGAGCCTACTGCTAATGAACCGATTATTGGTCATAAAGGGGCATATTGGCTACGTGCTAAAGCTGAAGGCATTACTGCTCATGGCTCTATGCCTGAGAGAGGTGATAACGCTTTTTACAAACTTGCAAAAGGTGCACTCTTACTTGAGAAGTTTCAATTTGACACCCCGCCCCACGACCTCATGGGCCAAGGCACATTGAACGTAGGCACTGCTAAGGCAGGATTAAATATTAATTCTGTACCAGATGCGGCAGAAATGACCTTAGATATTCGTTCGGTGCCAGGACAGAGTCACAAACATATTTTTGGCTGCCTCTGCAAAACACTTGGTCCGAATATTAAATTGGAAACCATCATGGATGTTGAGGGAATTTATACCCCACCGGATCATCCCTGGATTCAAACGGTCTTTGCATTTTGCGAAGAAATCAATGGCGTTAAGCCTGTTCCAAAGTCGATCTCTTACTTTACGGATGCATCTGCGCTAAAAGGTTTGATTGGTGAGCCCCCAACTGTAGTGTTAGGTCCTGGTCAACCAGAAATGGCGCATCAAACGAATGAGTTTTGCTTTACAGACAAAATTATCCAAGCTACAGCCTTGTTTGAGAGGCTTATCATAGATTGGCAGAACAATAAATCACATGAAGAGGCAAATGCAAAATGA